AAGAGCCTCACACGCCATTCCCGCAGAGGTGGGGCTTTATCCTGCAGGCCACAGGGCGTCCCGGAAGGATTTGTGGAGTGAAGGGAGTAACCAGATGTGCGGTTTTAGAAAGATCCCTCTGGCTACGTGTGGAAGAGAATGGcgtggaggcagggagacagggAAGAGGCTGTGGATAGAGTCGGGAGAAGATGACGGTGGCCAGACCCTGGTGGTAGCAACGGGGAGACTTAAAAGCTAgaatccctggaacctgggaCCAGGTTGCATgtcaggggcagggagaggaaggaaccTAGGACTCCCCAATTCTGGCCTGAGCACCCACTTGGATGACAGCCCTCTGCCAGAACAGGGCACAACAGAGtaagcagggagaggagagcccATCTCCTACTGTACAAGCAGACACCGCAGTCCAGCAGGGATCTCACACCCCAGGGTcacaccccaccccttccttctCAAGCAAGGCGGCACTCACCTCCGCTCGCCAGGGGGTGGCTTCTTGGGGCTTGCAGGTTTGGGCAAGGCCTGAGGGCCAGGCttagcaggggagggggaagaagaagtagaggaagaagaggaagatgaagaagaggaagaggaggaggaggaagaggaagaggaggaagaagaggatgatgaagaagaggaggagctgCTGGAACTGGAGCTGCTAGAACGCCTCTTCCGCTTGGCTGGGGTTGGTTCCTGAGGACGGCCCTCTCGAACAGCCTCCtttggggctggggcggggctggggaccCTGTGGGAGAAGAGGGCGTCACAAAGAGACAAGCTGCCCCAGCCCCAACCCTACCTTCCTTGGCCTGGAGGAacggcagtgggggaggggtgcctgAGAAAGGCCCTGGGAGCTCTCCAAGCTGAGAGCCAGTGAGTGCATTCTCTGGAAAGCAGTGGCCCCAACTGACCCAACCTCTGCTAACACAAGCAACAGGCTGGGGCCCGCAGCAAAAGGGATCAAGGTTAAACCTCAAGAATGTCCCTGATGGAGGAATAAGGTCCCTGGGCTCAGGTGTGGAAGCCAAGCTGGGTGGTCTCCGTCCTCTCCGTCCTCAGAGAGGAGAGCCACAGCGTGGGGAggcctctgtgtgtgtgggttggctgggggaggggccgtcctgcctggaggcagggagagggataGGATGACCTCTGAAGATCCTTCCAGCCCAGGGAGTTCCTCTTGAGGTCTAACTGCCATCCCTCCTGCTGTAAAATTAAGTCCATTTCCTCTAGTTCTGTCCTCTGTAGAGACGGAAAACTTATCATTATCCTCTAGAGAATTAACCTTCGGAGACTTTTACCTGTCCCATTCCTCCCCCCCGTTAACCCCCACCCCGGCATTCTCTTCTACCCCCAGCTTAAGGATCATGGTCCCCATACCTCCTCAGAGAGCCAAGAACCTCTGGATAgggcttctccctccccaccaccaccaaccatcCCCAAAACCTTCCCCGTAGAAGAGTTCTAAAAGTTCCCTCACCTCTTCAGTGCTACCTCAGGTTGAGTGGGAAGGCTAGAGCCCTCCGAGTCGCTAGAACTGGAGCCAGAGGAGGAGGACGACGACGACGATGACGACGACGATGAAGAGGAGGAGCTAGAGGAGGACGAGGACGACGAACTCCGTCGCTCCTTTGCTGGCTGCAGGGCAGCCAAAGCAGAAGGCTGCTGGGCCTCCATAGAGGCAGTTGGTTCCCCACCCTCTGGGTGGAACACCCCAGGGATGGGGCCAGAGAGCATGCCATCATGGTCACCAGCAGAGGATGTGGTCTTTGCCACTGTTCCAGAGGAAAGGGACTGAGACCCTGCTACAGGGGTGGTCTGGGCAAGCAAAGATCGGGACTGGTCAGAAAAAGCAGATGGCACAGGGGACCTAGGCCGATCCTGAGCTGGAGGAAGAACTGACTGTGAGGGAGCCTGTACCATTCTAGATGCAGGAGAGGGAGCCCGCTCAGATGTCATTCTAGACTGGCTTGGGGCAGATGGTGGGGTTCTGGAGCCTGGGCCTCCTGGTGGGGTTCTGGACCTGGCTCGGTCTAGGAGCGGTGGTGAGGTTCTGCCACTAACGCGCTCATAGGCAGAGAGGGGCACCCTAGGGCTGGTGAGGTTTGCGCCAGACAAGGCTGGAGCCATTCTAGCACTAGTGAGATTTGCAGGGGCCAAGGCTGAAGGGGTTCTTGAGCTGGCAATATTCACAGGAGCTGTGGCATGTGTAGATCTAGGACCCACCAGATTTGCAGGGGCTGGAGCCTGGGGTGTTCTGGAGCTGGACGGATAGTTTGCAGCAGTCGGGGCTGTGCCAGAACCCGTGAGACTCAAAGCTGCCAAAGCAGCTGGGGTTCTGGCTCCTGCCAGGTTCACAGCTGGCGCTGTGGGGGTACGAGGGTCAGCAAGGTTCACGGCTGAAGGTGCCACTGCTGTTCTGGGGCTGGCCAAGTTcatggctgctgctgcagctggcGTTCTTGAGTCAGCCAAGTTCACTGCTGTTGGGATGGCAGGTGTCCTGGCGCTGGCCAGGTTCATGGCTGCTGCAGAGGCTGCAGGAATCCTGCTGGCAAGGCTGGCAGCTGGGGCTGTTCTGAGACTCATGAGAGGCACTGGAGCTGGAACCTGGGACATTCTTGCAGCAAGGCCAGCTGCAGACATGGACGGAGGCGGCCGAGCGGTGCCAAGACTGATAGCCGTCAGGGCAAGTGCAATTCTGGACTGAGCATGGTTTTCTGGCACAGACGTTCTCGGGTGATCAGGAATTCGGGGACCTGGACCATCCATCATGGAACCACCAGCTTGCTGCAGGACAGACATGGGTGTTCTAGAGCTGCCAAGGGGCTCAAGCATTCCAGGTGATCTACAGCGGTCAAGAGGCGTTGGTGACATACTAGGACGACTGAAGCAGCTCATTCTGGAGCTATTGAGCGCTACTGGAGGTGTCCGAGAACCAGAATGATTTCTCGTTGCTGGAGGAGTAGCAGAACGTGAACGATCAGAACTGCTTCCGGATGCAGAACGCCTGCGGATAGCTGGAGGAGATCTTGTTAAGGACCGTTTGCCCCGAGTTGTTCGTGGAGTACGGGACCTAGAACGGCGGCGAATACCAAGTGGTGAGCGACTTCGAGAACGCTTGCGTGCTAACAATGGGGTTCGAGACCTAGAGCGGCGCCGAATAGCTAGAGGCGTTCGGGACCTAGATCGGCGGCGTGTCACTGGAGAGGTTCGAGAGCGGGACCTCCTTCGAGTTACCGGAGACGTGCGAGATCTTGACCTCCTTCGGGTGACTGGGGATGTTCTGGATCTTGATCTTCTGCGAGTGATAGGGGAGGTTCTGCTTCGAGATCGCCTTCTGGTTACTGGTGGGGTCCTAGATCTGGACCTTCTCCGAGTCACTGGTGGAGTCCTAGAACGGGACCGTCGGCGAGTCGGTGTTCTGGACCTTGATCGACGGCGGGTTACTGGTGGTGTTCTGGACCTAGATCGCCTTCGACTCACTGGGGAAGCTCTTGATCGAGATCTTCGTCTAGTCACTGATGTCCTGGACCTTGATCGCCTCCGGCTGACTGGTGAAGTTCGAGACCTGGACCTCCGTCGGCTAACCAGGGGTGTTCTGGACCTGGATCGCCGGTGAGTGGCTGGAGAGGCCCGAGACCTGGAGCGTTTCCATGGGGCTGGTGATGTGCGTGAGCGGGAACGCTTCCGACTGGTTGGGGGTGTCCGAGAGCGGCCTCTTCGGCGTCTAGAGGAGGTTCTGGAACTCTCCTGCCGGGCAGGAGACCTTGAACGGTAACCAGAGCCTCCCCTGCGACGCCGAGTAACCCGAGACCTTGACCGGCTCCGCTGTCTTCTCCGGGAGGTTGACTGAGAAGATCCAGACCTATCTCGACGACGGGTTGTTCTGGTTTTCTCCCTCCTCGAGCGGGAACGGGACCTCTGCAGCCCACGAGGCTTTGGTGAAGGAGAACGCCCTCTCCTTGAAGTTGTCTTAGTGCGTGGAGATGAAGCTGAACGCCGCCGGCGTGAGGATCTTGACTTTTCGGCTGGCTCTGGCGAAGACACTGAGGGACTTCTTCGGCGTCTTGGGGGAGTTCTAGAGCGGGTCTCTGGTGAGGATGACGCAGAACGGCTTCTACGGGACAGCCTGGCCTTCCTAGTCAGCTCAGGAGATGATCGAGAGCTGCGACGGCGAGGCGGAGTACGAGACTTGGTCTTGGGCTCTGGTGATGACCTAGAGCTTCTTCTAGTAGTTCTGGATTTGGGTGGGTGTTCTGGAGAGGACTCAGAACTGCTGCTTCCTTCAGGCGAAGGGCCTCTGCCTTTGCTTGATGAACCTGATCTGCTTCGTCTTGGAAGGACCCGAGGGACAGGAGCCTTGGGTTCAGGAGAGGAATCAGAACCACTCTGTGCCCTGGGTACTGCTCTTGGCTTATCTTTAACTTCAGGGGATGAGCCAGACCTACTACGCCGAGGAGAAGGCCGGGATTTGCTGTCGACCTCCGGAGATGATCCAGAGTGGCTCCTTTGTCTAAGTGGCATTCGTGTCTTAGCTTTAGAATCTGGAGAAGAGTCTGACTCACTTCTCTCCTGAGGCGATGAACTGGGTTTCCCATCAAGTTCTTGAGAAGATCCAGACCGACGTCTCTGCCCCAGAGGAGTCCTAGTCACAGTCTTCTGTTCAACTGAAGACTCTGACCCACTTCTTTCTCTCTGGGGGGTAAGACACTTATTGTTGAGCTCTGGGGATGATGGAGAATGACTCCTTGGCCTAGGAGTCTGAGGCAAAGCTTTTGCTTCTGGAGAGGAATCACATTCACTCCTTCCCCTGGATGGTGTTCTAGGTATATCTTTCATTCCAGGAGACGACCCAGATAGGCTGTGCCTTGAGGGAGTCCCAGACCCATCTCTAAGTCCTGGGGAAGACCCAGACCTGCTTCTCCTTGAGGGGGTTCTGGGTAAACCATCTTTTATTTCAGAAGATGCAGAACTACTTCTTTCCCTTGAGGGTGTTCTAGGTATAGCATCAAGTACTGGCGAAGAGACACTCTGATTTGAAGACATTCCTGCTTTTTCCACCGCATCTGGGGATAACTCAGAACTGCTGTGTCTGGAGGACCTTGTTGATTGTTCTTTCACATCTAGAGATGGATCTGTCTCCAGCTGATTAGGAAAAGGTCCATTCAAATCTTTAACCTCAGGAGAAAATCCAGTATTCATTTCTGTAATAGGGCCAGAGTTTCTAAATTCTAAAGGTGATCCAAAGCTATTCTCTCTGGGAGGAGAGTTAGACAGTTCTTTATGTTCTGGAGAAAAGCGTGGCCCGCTCCAAGCTGAGGCCACTGCAGGGACTTCTTCCAAAGAAGCCTGTGACTGGCTTTGATCGAGAGTTAAAGACATGGCAGATCTTTCTTCTATTTCAGGAGATGATTCAAAGTTACTTCCAGCCATTTCTTTAAGTTCTGGAGACAAATGGGGCAGGACCTGGTTTAAGGATTCTTCAGATTTCTCTACCACCTCCATTAATTCCTCATCTTGCCTTGGCTTAGCTAATGCACTACTTCGGTCTTTTGTATCTGGAGATGACTCAACACCACCTCTTTCCCTTGATGGAGTTCTAGGGGTGTCTCTAAGTACTGGTGAGGACTCAGGCCTATCCTGCACAGAAGGAGGACTCAATTTGTCTCTTGGTCTTGGAGATGATGCAGTAACATCCTCCTGAAGGAGTAAgccagttttttcttttgattcagaAGGCTCCAATCTACTCTGTCCCAGAAGAGATTTAGAGTCCATTGCAGGATATAGGGAAGAGTCAGACTGGGACCCGCTCTGCTCAGGAGACATTCCAGATTTCAGCCTAGGACCTGCTGACAATTCACTTCTATCTTGTCTTGTTGGAGATCTGGGTGCCAGCTCAGTGATTGGAGATGAGGACCTGGACTGGCCACCCTTAGGAGGTGTCTGAGATTTGGTCTGCAGATATGGAGATTCAGAATGACTCTGTCTCATTTCTGGACTTGAAGTACCAGATGTGGAGTCTGGTGAAGTTGGAGATTGTCCTTTCTGTTGCAGAGATGAGGGTGGTGTGCAGGACTTTACTCCTGGACAGATGGAGAAAGATCCAGAGCAACTTTGTGCTGATGAATCTTTAGACTTCTCTTGGGAACATGGTGACTTTGATCCAGGAAGATTATGCCCTGGTGGAGTTTGGGGCTTTGCTTTGGGGCATGGCGAAGTAGACCCTGAGTGACTCTGTCTTAGTGGTGTTCCAGGTTTCACTTTGGTATCTGGAGAGGAGGATCTAGAATGGCTGTGTCTTTGCAACAATCTAGATTCTGTCTTGGAGCATGGAGACTCTGATCTGCTTTGCCTTGGAGGTGTTTTAGACGACACTCTACTAGGACTTGGAGAAGAGAAGCCAGAATGGCTTTGGATTGGTGACGTTACTGCTTTCATTTTGGGTTGTGGAGATGACGACCCAGATCGGCTCCGTCTCGGAGGTGTGCTAGATTTCACTCTAGAAGGAGAAGACCCAGAGCAGCTATGTCTCGAAGGGGTCCTAGACTTCACCTCAGGATCAGGTGATGATTCAGAGCGGCTCTGTCTTTGTGGTGTTGCCAATTGTTCATTTACCTGCGGACTTATTACAGACTCTTGCCTTGGTGGCGTTCCAGATTTCACGTTAGGTTGAGGAGATGAACTGGAATGACTCTGTCTTGATGGCGTTTTAGATTTCTGATTAGGAAGCGGAGAAGAACCAGAGCGACTTCGCCTTAGTGGTGTTCTAGATTTAGCTTTAGGTTGGGATGATCCAGAGCGACTGCGCCTTGGTGGTGTCTGAGACTTTTGTTTAGGGCGTGGAGAGGACCCTGAAAGGCTTCGCCTCAAAGACAAGCGGGATTTTACTTTGGACCTTGGTGAAGAGAGAGACCTGCTCCGCCTCAAAGAAACTCGAGATTTCTTCATTTCTGGGCTTGAGTTGGACCTGCTCCTTCTCTGTGATGTTCTGGATTTGTTCTTCCGCTCTGATGATGAGCCAGACCTGCCCCTTCT
This region of Physeter macrocephalus isolate SW-GA chromosome 14, ASM283717v5, whole genome shotgun sequence genomic DNA includes:
- the SRRM2 gene encoding serine/arginine repetitive matrix protein 2 isoform X4, producing the protein MYNGIGLPTPRGSGTNGYVQRNLSLVRGRRGERPDYKGEEELRRLEAALVKRPNPDILDHERKRRVELRCLELEEMMEEQGYEEQQIQEKVATFRLMLLEKDVNPGGKEETPGQRPAVTETHQLAELNEKKNERLRAAFGISDSYVDGSSFDPQRRAREAKQPVPEPPKPYSLVRESSSSRSPTPKQKKKKKKKDRGRRSESSSPRRERKKSSKKKKHRSESESKKRKHRSPTPKSKRKSKDKKRKRSRSTTPAPKSRRVHRSTSADSASSSDTSRSRSRSAAAKTRTTTLTGRSPSPASGRRGEGDAPSREPGITNIGQPSSPEPSTKQPSSPYEDKDKDKKEKSAVQPSPSPERSSTGPELPAPTPLLAEQYGGSPQPLATTPLSQEPVNPPSEASPAQGHSPPKSPEKPPQSSSESCPPSPQPTKVSRHASSSPESPKPTPAPGSRREISSSPASKSRSHGRAKRDKSHSHTPSRRVGRSRSPTTKRGRSRSRTPTKRGHSRSRSPQWRRSRSAQRWGRSRSPQRRGRSRSPQRPGWSRSRNTQRRGRSRSARRGRSHSRSPAPRGRSRSRTPARRGRSRSRTPARRRSRSRTPTRRRSRSRTPARRGRSRSRTPARRRSRTRSPVRRRSRSRSLARRSGRSRSRTPARRGRSRSRTPARRGRSRSRTPARRSGRSRSRTPTRRGRSQSRTPARRGRSRSRSLVRRGRSHSRTPQRRGRSGSSSERKNKSRTSQRRSRSNSSPEMKKSRVSLRRSRSLSSPRSKVKSRLSLRRSLSGSSPRPKQKSQTPPRRSRSGSSQPKAKSRTPLRRSRSGSSPLPNQKSKTPSRQSHSSSSPQPNVKSGTPPRQESVISPQVNEQLATPQRQSRSESSPDPEVKSRTPSRHSCSGSSPSRVKSSTPPRRSRSGSSSPQPKMKAVTSPIQSHSGFSSPSPSRVSSKTPPRQSRSESPCSKTESRLLQRHSHSRSSSPDTKVKPGTPLRQSHSGSTSPCPKAKPQTPPGHNLPGSKSPCSQEKSKDSSAQSCSGSFSICPGVKSCTPPSSLQQKGQSPTSPDSTSGTSSPEMRQSHSESPYLQTKSQTPPKGGQSRSSSPITELAPRSPTRQDRSELSAGPRLKSGMSPEQSGSQSDSSLYPAMDSKSLLGQSRLEPSESKEKTGLLLQEDVTASSPRPRDKLSPPSVQDRPESSPVLRDTPRTPSRERGGVESSPDTKDRSSALAKPRQDEELMEVVEKSEESLNQVLPHLSPELKEMAGSNFESSPEIEERSAMSLTLDQSQSQASLEEVPAVASAWSGPRFSPEHKELSNSPPRENSFGSPLEFRNSGPITEMNTGFSPEVKDLNGPFPNQLETDPSLDVKEQSTRSSRHSSSELSPDAVEKAGMSSNQSVSSPVLDAIPRTPSRERSSSASSEIKDGLPRTPSRRSRSGSSPGLRDGSGTPSRHSLSGSSPGMKDIPRTPSRGRSECDSSPEAKALPQTPRPRSHSPSSPELNNKCLTPQRERSGSESSVEQKTVTRTPLGQRRRSGSSQELDGKPSSSPQERSESDSSPDSKAKTRMPLRQRSHSGSSPEVDSKSRPSPRRSRSGSSPEVKDKPRAVPRAQSGSDSSPEPKAPVPRVLPRRSRSGSSSKGRGPSPEGSSSSESSPEHPPKSRTTRRSSRSSPEPKTKSRTPPRRRSSRSSPELTRKARLSRRSRSASSSPETRSRTPPRRRRSPSVSSPEPAEKSRSSRRRRSASSPRTKTTSRRGRSPSPKPRGLQRSRSRSRREKTRTTRRRDRSGSSQSTSRRRQRSRSRSRVTRRRRGGSGYRSRSPARQESSRTSSRRRRGRSRTPPTSRKRSRSRTSPAPWKRSRSRASPATHRRSRSRTPLVSRRRSRSRTSPVSRRRSRSRTSVTRRRSRSRASPVSRRRSRSRTPPVTRRRSRSRTPTRRRSRSRTPPVTRRRSRSRTPPVTRRRSRSRTSPITRRRSRSRTSPVTRRRSRSRTSPVTRRRSRSRTSPVTRRRSRSRTPLAIRRRSRSRTPLLARKRSRSRSPLGIRRRSRSRTPRTTRGKRSLTRSPPAIRRRSASGSSSDRSRSATPPATRNHSGSRTPPVALNSSRMSCFSRPSMSPTPLDRCRSPGMLEPLGSSRTPMSVLQQAGGSMMDGPGPRIPDHPRTSVPENHAQSRIALALTAISLGTARPPPSMSAAGLAARMSQVPAPVPLMSLRTAPAASLASRIPAASAAAMNLASARTPAIPTAVNLADSRTPAAAAAMNLASPRTAVAPSAVNLADPRTPTAPAVNLAGARTPAALAALSLTGSGTAPTAANYPSSSRTPQAPAPANLVGPRSTHATAPVNIASSRTPSALAPANLTSARMAPALSGANLTSPRVPLSAYERVSGRTSPPLLDRARSRTPPGGPGSRTPPSAPSQSRMTSERAPSPASRMVQAPSQSVLPPAQDRPRSPVPSAFSDQSRSLLAQTTPVAGSQSLSSGTVAKTTSSAGDHDGMLSGPIPGVFHPEGGEPTASMEAQQPSALAALQPAKERRSSSSSSSSSSSSSSSSSSSSSSSSSGSSSSDSEGSSLPTQPEVALKRVPSPAPAPKEAVREGRPQEPTPAKRKRRSSSSSSSSSSSSSSSSSSSSSSSSSSSSSSSSSSSSSTSSSPSPAKPGPQALPKPASPKKPPPGERSSSERGSRRSQRGDSHSPGHKRRRETPSPHSVRHRSSRSP
- the SRRM2 gene encoding serine/arginine repetitive matrix protein 2 isoform X1 translates to MYNGIGLPTPRGSGTNGYVQRNLSLVRGRRGERPDYKGEEELRRLEAALVKRPNPDILDHERKRRVELRCLELEEMMEEQGYEEQQIQEKVATFRLMLLEKDVNPGGKEETPGQRPAVTETHQLAELNEKKNERLRAAFGISDSYVDGSSFDPQRRAREAKQPVPEPPKPYSLVRESSSSRSPTPKQKKKKKKKDRGRRSESSSPRRERKKSSKKKKHRSESESKKRKHRSPTPKSKRKSKDKKRKRSRSTTPAPKSRRVHRSTSADSASSSDTSRSRSRSAAAKTRTTTLTGRSPSPASGRRGEGDAPSREPGITNIGQPSSPEPSTKQPSSPYEDKDKDKKEKSAVQPSPSPERSSTGPELPAPTPLLAEQYGGSPQPLATTPLSQEPVNPPSEASPAQGHSPPKSPEKPPQSSSESCPPSPQPTKVSRHASSSPESPKPTPAPGSRREISSSPASKSRSHGRAKRDKSHSHTPSRRVGRSRSPTTKRGRSRSRTPTKRGHSRSRSPQWRRSRSAQRWGRSRSPQRRGRSRSPQRPGWSRSRNTQRRGRSRSARRGRSHSRSPAPRGRSRSRTPARRGRSRSRTPARRRSRSRTPTRRRSRSRTPARRGRSRSRTPARRRSRTRSPVRRRSRSRSLARRSGRSRSRTPARRGRSRSRTPARRGRSRSRTPARRSGRSRSRTPTRRGRSQSRTPARRGRSRSRSLVRRGRSHSRTPQRRGRSGSSSERKNKSRTSQRRSRSNSSPEMKKSRVSLRRSRSLSSPRSKVKSRLSLRRSLSGSSPRPKQKSQTPPRRSRSGSSQPKAKSRTPLRRSRSGSSPLPNQKSKTPSRQSHSSSSPQPNVKSGTPPRQESVISPQVNEQLATPQRQSRSESSPDPEVKSRTPSRHSCSGSSPSRVKSSTPPRRSRSGSSSPQPKMKAVTSPIQSHSGFSSPSPSRVSSKTPPRQSRSESPCSKTESRLLQRHSHSRSSSPDTKVKPGTPLRQSHSGSTSPCPKAKPQTPPGHNLPGSKSPCSQEKSKDSSAQSCSGSFSICPGVKSCTPPSSLQQKGQSPTSPDSTSGTSSPEMRQSHSESPYLQTKSQTPPKGGQSRSSSPITELAPRSPTRQDRSELSAGPRLKSGMSPEQSGSQSDSSLYPAMDSKSLLGQSRLEPSESKEKTGLLLQEDVTASSPRPRDKLSPPSVQDRPESSPVLRDTPRTPSRERGGVESSPDTKDRSSALAKPRQDEELMEVVEKSEESLNQVLPHLSPELKEMAGSNFESSPEIEERSAMSLTLDQSQSQASLEEVPAVASAWSGPRFSPEHKELSNSPPRENSFGSPLEFRNSGPITEMNTGFSPEVKDLNGPFPNQLETDPSLDVKEQSTRSSRHSSSELSPDAVEKAGMSSNQSVSSPVLDAIPRTPSRERSSSASSEIKDGLPRTPSRRSRSGSSPGLRDGSGTPSRHSLSGSSPGMKDIPRTPSRGRSECDSSPEAKALPQTPRPRSHSPSSPELNNKCLTPQRERSGSESSVEQKTVTRTPLGQRRRSGSSQELDGKPSSSPQERSESDSSPDSKAKTRMPLRQRSHSGSSPEVDSKSRPSPRRSRSGSSPEVKDKPRAVPRAQSGSDSSPEPKAPVPRVLPRRSRSGSSSKGRGPSPEGSSSSESSPEHPPKSRTTRRSSRSSPEPKTKSRTPPRRRSSRSSPELTRKARLSRRSRSASSSPETRSRTPPRRRRSPSVSSPEPAEKSRSSRRRRSASSPRTKTTSRRGRSPSPKPRGLQRSRSRSRREKTRTTRRRDRSGSSQSTSRRRQRSRSRSRVTRRRRGGSGYRSRSPARQESSRTSSRRRRGRSRTPPTSRKRSRSRTSPAPWKRSRSRASPATHRRSRSRTPLVSRRRSRSRTSPVSRRRSRSRTSVTRRRSRSRASPVSRRRSRSRTPPVTRRRSRSRTPTRRRSRSRTPPVTRRRSRSRTPPVTRRRSRSRTSPITRRRSRSRTSPVTRRRSRSRTSPVTRRRSRSRTSPVTRRRSRSRTPLAIRRRSRSRTPLLARKRSRSRSPLGIRRRSRSRTPRTTRGKRSLTRSPPAIRRRSASGSSSDRSRSATPPATRNHSGSRTPPVALNSSRMSCFSRPSMSPTPLDRCRSPGMLEPLGSSRTPMSVLQQAGGSMMDGPGPRIPDHPRTSVPENHAQSRIALALTAISLGTARPPPSMSAAGLAARMSQVPAPVPLMSLRTAPAASLASRIPAASAAAMNLASARTPAIPTAVNLADSRTPAAAAAMNLASPRTAVAPSAVNLADPRTPTAPAVNLAGARTPAALAALSLTGSGTAPTAANYPSSSRTPQAPAPANLVGPRSTHATAPVNIASSRTPSALAPANLTSARMAPALSGANLTSPRVPLSAYERVSGRTSPPLLDRARSRTPPGGPGSRTPPSAPSQSRMTSERAPSPASRMVQAPSQSVLPPAQDRPRSPVPSAFSDQSRSLLAQTTPVAGSQSLSSGTVAKTTSSAGDHDGMLSGPIPGVFHPEGGEPTASMEAQQPSALAALQPAKERRSSSSSSSSSSSSSSSSSSSSSSSSSGSSSSDSEGSSLPTQPEVALKRVPSPAPAPKEAVREGRPQEPTPAKRKRRSSSSSSSSSSSSSSSSSSSSSSSSSSSSSSSSSSSSSTSSSPSPAKPGPQALPKPASPKKPPPGERRSRSPRKPIDSLRDSRSLSYSPAERRRPSPQPSPRDQQSSSERGSRRSQRGDSHSPGHKRRRETPSPHSVRHRSSRSP
- the SRRM2 gene encoding serine/arginine repetitive matrix protein 2 isoform X7, which produces MLLEKDVNPGGKEETPGQRPAVTETHQLAELNEKKNERLRAAFGISDSYVDGSSFDPQRRAREAKQPVPEPPKPYSLVRESSSSRSPTPKQKKKKKKKDRGRRSESSSPRRERKKSSKKKKHRSESESKKRKHRSPTPKSKRKSKDKKRKRSRSTTPAPKSRRVHRSTSADSASSSDTSRSRSRSAAAKTRTTTLTGRSPSPASGRRGEGDAPSREPGITNIGQPSSPEPSTKQPSSPYEDKDKDKKEKSAVQPSPSPERSSTGPELPAPTPLLAEQYGGSPQPLATTPLSQEPVNPPSEASPAQGHSPPKSPEKPPQSSSESCPPSPQPTKVSRHASSSPESPKPTPAPGSRREISSSPASKSRSHGRAKRDKSHSHTPSRRVGRSRSPTTKRGRSRSRTPTKRGHSRSRSPQWRRSRSAQRWGRSRSPQRRGRSRSPQRPGWSRSRNTQRRGRSRSARRGRSHSRSPAPRGRSRSRTPARRGRSRSRTPARRRSRSRTPTRRRSRSRTPARRGRSRSRTPARRRSRTRSPVRRRSRSRSLARRSGRSRSRTPARRGRSRSRTPARRGRSRSRTPARRSGRSRSRTPTRRGRSQSRTPARRGRSRSRSLVRRGRSHSRTPQRRGRSGSSSERKNKSRTSQRRSRSNSSPEMKKSRVSLRRSRSLSSPRSKVKSRLSLRRSLSGSSPRPKQKSQTPPRRSRSGSSQPKAKSRTPLRRSRSGSSPLPNQKSKTPSRQSHSSSSPQPNVKSGTPPRQESVISPQVNEQLATPQRQSRSESSPDPEVKSRTPSRHSCSGSSPSRVKSSTPPRRSRSGSSSPQPKMKAVTSPIQSHSGFSSPSPSRVSSKTPPRQSRSESPCSKTESRLLQRHSHSRSSSPDTKVKPGTPLRQSHSGSTSPCPKAKPQTPPGHNLPGSKSPCSQEKSKDSSAQSCSGSFSICPGVKSCTPPSSLQQKGQSPTSPDSTSGTSSPEMRQSHSESPYLQTKSQTPPKGGQSRSSSPITELAPRSPTRQDRSELSAGPRLKSGMSPEQSGSQSDSSLYPAMDSKSLLGQSRLEPSESKEKTGLLLQEDVTASSPRPRDKLSPPSVQDRPESSPVLRDTPRTPSRERGGVESSPDTKDRSSALAKPRQDEELMEVVEKSEESLNQVLPHLSPELKEMAGSNFESSPEIEERSAMSLTLDQSQSQASLEEVPAVASAWSGPRFSPEHKELSNSPPRENSFGSPLEFRNSGPITEMNTGFSPEVKDLNGPFPNQLETDPSLDVKEQSTRSSRHSSSELSPDAVEKAGMSSNQSVSSPVLDAIPRTPSRERSSSASSEIKDGLPRTPSRRSRSGSSPGLRDGSGTPSRHSLSGSSPGMKDIPRTPSRGRSECDSSPEAKALPQTPRPRSHSPSSPELNNKCLTPQRERSGSESSVEQKTVTRTPLGQRRRSGSSQELDGKPSSSPQERSESDSSPDSKAKTRMPLRQRSHSGSSPEVDSKSRPSPRRSRSGSSPEVKDKPRAVPRAQSGSDSSPEPKAPVPRVLPRRSRSGSSSKGRGPSPEGSSSSESSPEHPPKSRTTRRSSRSSPEPKTKSRTPPRRRSSRSSPELTRKARLSRRSRSASSSPETRSRTPPRRRRSPSVSSPEPAEKSRSSRRRRSASSPRTKTTSRRGRSPSPKPRGLQRSRSRSRREKTRTTRRRDRSGSSQSTSRRRQRSRSRSRVTRRRRGGSGYRSRSPARQESSRTSSRRRRGRSRTPPTSRKRSRSRTSPAPWKRSRSRASPATHRRSRSRTPLVSRRRSRSRTSPVSRRRSRSRTSVTRRRSRSRASPVSRRRSRSRTPPVTRRRSRSRTPTRRRSRSRTPPVTRRRSRSRTPPVTRRRSRSRTSPITRRRSRSRTSPVTRRRSRSRTSPVTRRRSRSRTSPVTRRRSRSRTPLAIRRRSRSRTPLLARKRSRSRSPLGIRRRSRSRTPRTTRGKRSLTRSPPAIRRRSASGSSSDRSRSATPPATRNHSGSRTPPVALNSSRMSCFSRPSMSPTPLDRCRSPGMLEPLGSSRTPMSVLQQAGGSMMDGPGPRIPDHPRTSVPENHAQSRIALALTAISLGTARPPPSMSAAGLAARMSQVPAPVPLMSLRTAPAASLASRIPAASAAAMNLASARTPAIPTAVNLADSRTPAAAAAMNLASPRTAVAPSAVNLADPRTPTAPAVNLAGARTPAALAALSLTGSGTAPTAANYPSSSRTPQAPAPANLVGPRSTHATAPVNIASSRTPSALAPANLTSARMAPALSGANLTSPRVPLSAYERVSGRTSPPLLDRARSRTPPGGPGSRTPPSAPSQSRMTSERAPSPASRMVQAPSQSVLPPAQDRPRSPVPSAFSDQSRSLLAQTTPVAGSQSLSSGTVAKTTSSAGDHDGMLSGPIPGVFHPEGGEPTASMEAQQPSALAALQPAKERRSSSSSSSSSSSSSSSSSSSSSSSSSGSSSSDSEGSSLPTQPEVALKRVPSPAPAPKEAVREGRPQEPTPAKRKRRSSSSSSSSSSSSSSSSSSSSSSSSSSSSSSSSSSSSSTSSSPSPAKPGPQALPKPASPKKPPPGERRSRSPRKPIDSLRDSRSLSYSPAERRRPSPQPSPRDQQSSSERGSRRSQRGDSHSPGHKRRRETPSPHSVRHRSSRSP